A single genomic interval of uncultured Pseudodesulfovibrio sp. harbors:
- the dnaN gene encoding DNA polymerase III subunit beta, whose translation MFLKVNRDEIIEGLQKSANIIPAKTGAAFLRTIWLQCENGSVNVMSTDSNMEFMGSYPAAIEGEGLAGVQGRAFYDLVKQLRSDQGELTIRTDEDSSNVLVEQKARKYKFPVNDPEWFQKFSTFPDSGTIFWSGDFLHEIIEKISFCISDEDSMEAIACLYLVPKEEMGIKKVEVCGLNGHQFAMFNFVNDDIFAMLPEEGVLIQKKYLAELKKWLTADEIELAISDKRLFFRTGDQRETFTLPLSYYQYPNYHNFLAKLGDDDVSTLEVNRLELVDALSRVALFNTDSNRCAYFKFDGNEVLVSAQGQETGTAQESIDATFSGDMQRIAFPTRNLIDILNHFNSETVKFTLTGTEAPCGLTGVDDRDYQVIVMPMMIQEETYYTEENA comes from the coding sequence ATGTTTCTGAAAGTGAACAGAGATGAAATCATCGAAGGACTCCAGAAGTCGGCCAACATCATCCCGGCCAAGACAGGAGCCGCATTCCTTCGCACCATCTGGCTCCAGTGCGAGAATGGAAGCGTCAACGTGATGAGCACGGATTCGAACATGGAATTCATGGGATCCTATCCGGCTGCCATTGAGGGTGAAGGATTGGCCGGAGTTCAGGGTCGTGCATTTTATGACCTGGTGAAGCAGCTGCGTTCCGATCAGGGCGAGCTGACCATCCGTACCGACGAAGACTCCTCCAACGTGCTCGTTGAACAGAAAGCCAGGAAATACAAATTTCCCGTGAACGATCCCGAGTGGTTTCAGAAATTCTCCACGTTCCCGGATTCGGGTACCATCTTCTGGTCAGGCGATTTTCTCCATGAGATCATAGAGAAGATCTCCTTCTGCATTTCCGATGAGGATTCCATGGAGGCCATTGCCTGCCTCTATCTGGTTCCGAAAGAAGAGATGGGCATCAAGAAGGTCGAGGTCTGCGGCCTGAACGGACACCAGTTCGCCATGTTCAATTTCGTGAATGACGATATCTTCGCCATGCTCCCTGAAGAGGGTGTGCTCATCCAGAAGAAGTATCTGGCCGAGCTCAAGAAGTGGCTCACCGCCGACGAGATCGAACTGGCCATTTCCGACAAGCGCCTGTTCTTCCGTACCGGCGACCAGCGGGAAACGTTCACCCTGCCGCTGTCCTATTACCAGTACCCCAATTACCACAACTTCCTTGCCAAGCTCGGTGACGACGATGTCTCCACTCTGGAAGTGAATCGCCTTGAACTGGTGGACGCACTTTCCCGCGTGGCTCTGTTCAACACCGACTCCAACCGCTGTGCATACTTCAAATTCGACGGTAACGAAGTTTTGGTGTCCGCCCAAGGTCAGGAGACCGGAACCGCTCAGGAATCGATTGACGCCACCTTCAGCGGCGATATGCAGCGTATTGCGTTCCCGACCCGGAACCTCATTGACATCCTGAACCACTTCAATTCCGAAACCGTGAAATTCACGCTGACCGGAACCGAGGCTCCCTGCGGTCTGACCGGCGTGGATGATCGCGACTACCAGGTGATCGTCATGCCCATGATGATTCAGGAAGAGACTTACTACACAGAGGAAAACGCGTAG
- a CDS encoding tetratricopeptide repeat protein: MVLLEAMYLELGTDPHDAWRIMFQLGEVYSQLGNVSKAIESYEKCLMHAEEFPENSVKTQLRLAELYRSMGNYDLVSVTLENCANSAKSTNDKALCLYELAQSYSFISNWNQSKRALETLLELKDVSEDIRVLSIFLWRTFTKMNGIMPRQGNCLNPL; this comes from the coding sequence GTGGTTCTGCTTGAGGCCATGTATCTCGAGCTGGGCACTGATCCGCACGATGCATGGCGCATCATGTTTCAACTCGGTGAGGTGTACTCGCAGCTTGGGAATGTCTCCAAGGCTATTGAATCATATGAAAAATGCCTGATGCATGCTGAAGAATTCCCAGAAAATTCCGTGAAGACGCAGCTTCGGCTTGCGGAACTGTACCGTTCCATGGGCAATTATGATCTTGTTTCGGTCACTCTCGAGAATTGCGCGAACTCGGCAAAAAGCACCAATGACAAAGCACTGTGCCTCTATGAGTTGGCCCAGAGTTACAGCTTCATCAGCAACTGGAACCAATCCAAGCGTGCATTGGAAACACTCCTTGAATTGAAGGATGTTTCCGAAGACATACGGGTACTGTCGATTTTCCTTTGGCGGACATTTACGAAAATGAACGGAATTATGCCAAGACAAGGGAACTGCTTGAATCCGTTGTAA
- the gyrB gene encoding DNA topoisomerase (ATP-hydrolyzing) subunit B, translating to MSENYNADSITVLEGLEAVRKRPAMYIGSTDIRGLHHLVYEVIDNSIDEAMAGFCDKIKVTLHMDNSCTVSDNGRGIPVDIHPKEGVPAVQLAMTTLHAGGKFDSDTYKVSGGLHGVGVSCVNALSEFMETTVKRDGMTYRMKFERGAVVQELEEIGPATTAGTSQRFRPDEEIFEVNQFDYDVLKKRFKELAYLNSGLEIEFKDERNPEAEPETFKFEGGIVQYVKDLNLSLNTIGEIVYGQGESEDMIVEFALQYTSAYKENTYTFANNIRTIEGGTHLAGYKTALTRAINNYVQNADLPKKLVKKLTGDDVREGLTSVISVKLGDPQFEGQTKTKLGNSEATGLVSGIIYEKLNVFFEENPKEARFIIEKVVDASRAREAARKARDLVRRKGALSDNSLPGKLADCQSKKPEESEIFIVEGDSAGGSAKQGRDPKYQAILPLRGKILNVERSRMHKMLGNKEIRAMITALGIGIGNEEDEKDFDKLRYHKVVIMTDADVDGSHIRTLLLTFFFRQYEELINRGNLYIAQPPLYRAHKGKFEKFIKDDIELDDFLMERAGSDIVIKAESGAEFTASGLMEIMDKVRFMRSKFNEAETAGIEPGLYQALLNYPERISFTHFEDHDPEEFKKDFAEMGYKVTIITEHDYELDKDRTYVSFENDNGHRMRLAMEFFYSKLYKQGFTTYSELRESCGGFEFNLTLKDVEKPVSGLFQMYDAVIEEAHRGWSIQRYKGLGEMNPDQLWETTMHPEKRTMLQVQIEDAAAANDVFMDLMGDNVEPRRDFIEKNALAVQELDI from the coding sequence ATGAGCGAAAATTACAACGCTGATTCGATTACCGTACTTGAGGGGCTTGAGGCCGTTCGAAAACGGCCGGCCATGTATATCGGTTCCACTGATATCCGCGGCCTGCACCATCTGGTCTACGAAGTTATCGACAACTCGATTGATGAGGCAATGGCCGGGTTCTGCGACAAGATCAAGGTCACCCTGCACATGGACAACTCCTGCACTGTCTCGGATAACGGTCGCGGTATCCCTGTCGACATCCACCCGAAAGAGGGTGTCCCGGCCGTGCAGCTGGCAATGACGACCCTGCATGCGGGCGGCAAGTTCGACTCCGATACCTACAAGGTGTCCGGCGGTCTGCACGGTGTTGGCGTGTCCTGTGTCAACGCATTGTCGGAATTCATGGAAACCACGGTCAAGCGCGACGGCATGACCTACCGCATGAAGTTCGAGCGCGGCGCTGTGGTTCAGGAACTGGAAGAGATCGGTCCGGCCACTACCGCCGGAACCAGTCAGCGCTTCCGTCCCGATGAAGAGATTTTCGAGGTCAACCAGTTCGACTACGACGTGCTCAAGAAGCGCTTCAAGGAGCTGGCCTACCTGAACTCCGGTCTGGAGATCGAGTTCAAGGACGAACGCAACCCGGAAGCCGAACCGGAAACCTTCAAGTTCGAAGGCGGTATTGTTCAGTACGTCAAGGATTTGAACCTCAGTCTGAACACTATCGGCGAGATCGTGTACGGGCAGGGTGAATCCGAAGACATGATTGTCGAGTTCGCGCTTCAGTACACCTCGGCCTACAAGGAAAATACGTACACCTTTGCCAACAACATCCGCACCATTGAAGGTGGTACGCACCTCGCCGGTTACAAGACTGCCCTGACCCGTGCTATCAACAACTATGTGCAGAATGCGGATCTGCCCAAGAAGCTGGTCAAGAAGCTGACCGGTGATGATGTTCGTGAAGGTCTCACTTCGGTCATCTCGGTCAAGCTGGGCGATCCCCAGTTCGAGGGCCAGACCAAGACTAAGCTCGGCAACTCCGAGGCCACGGGGCTGGTTTCCGGCATCATCTATGAAAAACTGAATGTCTTCTTTGAGGAAAATCCCAAGGAAGCGCGGTTTATCATCGAAAAGGTCGTTGACGCATCCCGGGCCCGCGAAGCCGCTCGCAAGGCGCGTGACCTTGTCCGACGCAAGGGCGCTCTTTCCGACAACTCCCTTCCCGGCAAGCTCGCTGACTGCCAGTCCAAGAAGCCTGAGGAATCCGAAATATTCATTGTTGAGGGTGATTCCGCAGGCGGCTCTGCCAAACAGGGCAGAGACCCGAAATATCAGGCTATCCTGCCGTTGCGAGGCAAGATTCTCAATGTTGAGCGAAGCCGGATGCACAAGATGCTCGGCAACAAGGAAATCCGCGCCATGATCACGGCGCTCGGCATCGGCATCGGCAACGAGGAAGACGAGAAGGACTTTGACAAGCTCCGCTATCACAAGGTCGTTATCATGACTGATGCTGATGTTGATGGTTCCCACATTCGTACGCTGCTCCTGACGTTCTTCTTTAGGCAGTACGAGGAGCTCATCAACCGCGGCAACCTGTATATCGCCCAGCCTCCTCTGTACCGCGCCCACAAGGGCAAGTTCGAGAAATTCATCAAGGATGACATCGAACTCGATGATTTCCTCATGGAACGTGCGGGCAGTGATATTGTCATCAAGGCTGAATCCGGTGCCGAATTCACCGCGTCCGGACTCATGGAGATCATGGACAAGGTCCGCTTCATGCGGTCCAAGTTCAATGAAGCCGAAACAGCGGGCATTGAACCCGGTCTGTATCAGGCTCTCCTGAACTACCCGGAACGGATCAGCTTCACTCATTTTGAAGACCATGACCCTGAAGAGTTCAAAAAAGACTTCGCTGAGATGGGCTACAAGGTGACCATCATCACCGAGCATGATTACGAGCTTGATAAAGATCGTACCTATGTCTCTTTTGAAAACGACAACGGCCACCGTATGCGTCTGGCCATGGAGTTCTTCTACTCCAAGCTCTACAAGCAGGGCTTTACGACCTACAGCGAGCTTCGCGAGTCCTGCGGCGGGTTCGAGTTCAACCTGACCCTCAAGGACGTTGAGAAGCCTGTTTCCGGCCTGTTCCAGATGTATGACGCCGTGATCGAGGAAGCGCATCGCGGCTGGTCCATCCAGCGCTACAAAGGTCTGGGTGAAATGAACCCGGATCAGCTGTGGGAAACCACCATGCATCCGGAAAAGCGCACCATGCTTCAGGTGCAGATCGAGGACGCTGCCGCAGCCAACGACGTGTTCATGGACCTCATGGGCGACAACGTCGAGCCACGCAGGGACTTCATCGAAAAGAACGCACTGGCCGTACAGGAACTGGATATCTAG
- a CDS encoding slipin family protein — protein MFIPQIVLLVLVVAFLVSALRVLNEYERGVIFRLGRCIGAKGPGLIILIPLIDKMVKVSLRILTLDVPNQDVITKDNVSVKVNAVVYFRVVDPVKSILEIEDYMFGTSQLAQTTLRSVCGGVELDELLAQRDKVNTQIQSILDEHTDPWGIKVATVEVKYIDLPQEMQRAMAKQAEAERERRAKVIGAEGEYQAAGRLAEAASIIGEHPEALQLRYLQTMREMAAESKSATVIPVPLDIMNTLLSNPGGKTKKDT, from the coding sequence ATGTTTATTCCTCAGATTGTGCTTTTGGTGTTGGTTGTCGCATTTTTGGTCTCCGCACTCCGTGTTTTGAACGAATATGAGCGAGGAGTCATTTTTCGTCTTGGACGGTGCATCGGTGCCAAAGGCCCCGGACTCATCATTCTGATCCCCCTGATCGACAAGATGGTGAAAGTGTCGCTACGTATCCTGACACTGGATGTCCCGAATCAGGATGTCATCACCAAGGACAACGTAAGCGTCAAGGTGAACGCGGTTGTCTATTTCAGGGTAGTGGACCCGGTGAAATCGATTCTCGAAATTGAGGATTACATGTTCGGAACTTCACAACTTGCACAAACCACCTTGCGTAGCGTATGTGGTGGCGTCGAGCTTGATGAACTGCTCGCCCAGCGCGACAAGGTCAATACGCAGATTCAGTCCATTCTCGATGAGCATACCGATCCGTGGGGCATCAAGGTCGCCACGGTCGAGGTCAAATATATTGACTTGCCTCAGGAGATGCAGCGGGCTATGGCCAAGCAGGCCGAAGCCGAGCGCGAGCGTCGCGCCAAGGTTATCGGGGCAGAGGGTGAGTATCAGGCAGCAGGCCGACTCGCCGAAGCCGCATCCATAATCGGCGAACATCCCGAAGCACTCCAGTTGCGGTATCTTCAGACCATGCGTGAAATGGCCGCCGAGAGTAAATCAGCCACAGTGATTCCTGTGCCGCTTGATATAATGAATACACTGCTGTCCAATCCGGGTGGCAAGACAAAAAAGGATACATAG
- a CDS encoding DnaA/Hda family protein — translation MKQSLRKHLLQSSSDDELKQWFDPLHLEYDEESKRVTVGFPHAFFAKWFESEIQDKFEAQLNMFLGSGYSVSYLDNGAVDRSAPAQTAEVVKRIDFPFGQEFTFDSFLINKKNYFPIASAKEVAKQSGSLFNPFIICGPGGSGKTHLLKSVANELSKKNDYSGIFTGSVDELNSLYTIRFKGDPFRARNHLFEYDFLFLDDFQKIKEYPHFQQELVNIFNHFYDNKKQMVIACRDKVTSYDFLDESLQSRLGWGLIVTLKEPDLEIRVGYIQRHCRMKRLQLSKEQVLTLAQRFTDFRYLQGILLKLFAFKELVKKELTQKDFDHILANTEEKATDDLTPKKIMTVVSEHFKVHIRDLTGTKRHQHIAQARQIAMFLCRQMLNTSYPSLGRSFGGKDHSTVLYSVKKIQQLQDDDYELKQLLKTLKGKCRMS, via the coding sequence GTGAAACAATCACTTCGAAAACATCTTCTCCAGAGCAGCTCGGACGACGAACTGAAACAATGGTTCGACCCCCTGCATTTAGAGTATGACGAAGAAAGCAAACGGGTCACCGTGGGCTTTCCGCATGCTTTTTTTGCCAAATGGTTTGAAAGCGAAATTCAGGACAAATTCGAGGCGCAGCTCAATATGTTCCTCGGCTCCGGTTACTCGGTCAGCTATCTTGATAACGGCGCAGTGGACCGCAGCGCCCCCGCACAGACCGCGGAAGTGGTCAAACGAATCGACTTTCCGTTCGGGCAGGAATTCACGTTCGATTCGTTCCTGATAAACAAGAAAAACTATTTCCCGATCGCTTCGGCAAAAGAAGTCGCAAAACAGTCGGGATCGCTGTTCAACCCGTTCATCATCTGCGGCCCGGGCGGGTCCGGCAAGACCCATCTGCTCAAATCCGTGGCCAACGAACTCAGCAAGAAGAACGACTATTCCGGGATTTTCACCGGATCGGTCGATGAGCTGAACTCGCTGTACACCATCCGGTTCAAGGGCGACCCCTTCAGGGCGCGGAACCACCTGTTCGAATATGACTTCCTGTTCCTCGACGATTTCCAGAAAATCAAGGAATATCCGCATTTCCAGCAGGAACTGGTGAACATATTCAACCACTTTTACGACAACAAGAAACAGATGGTCATCGCCTGCCGCGACAAAGTGACAAGCTATGATTTTCTGGATGAAAGCCTGCAATCACGCCTCGGGTGGGGACTCATCGTCACCCTCAAGGAGCCGGACCTTGAAATCCGTGTGGGATACATTCAGCGCCACTGCCGCATGAAACGGCTGCAGCTGTCCAAGGAGCAGGTGCTGACTCTGGCGCAGCGCTTCACTGATTTCCGCTATCTCCAGGGCATCCTGCTCAAGCTGTTCGCATTCAAGGAGCTGGTGAAAAAGGAACTCACCCAGAAAGACTTCGACCATATCCTCGCCAATACCGAGGAAAAGGCCACAGACGACCTCACACCGAAGAAGATCATGACCGTGGTCAGTGAACACTTCAAAGTCCACATCCGTGACCTCACGGGCACGAAACGGCATCAGCACATTGCACAGGCACGGCAGATCGCCATGTTCCTTTGTCGCCAGATGTTGAACACGTCGTACCCGTCACTGGGACGTTCCTTTGGTGGAAAAGACCACTCAACCGTGCTCTACTCGGTTAAAAAAATCCAACAATTACAGGATGATGATTACGAACTGAAACAGCTGTTGAAAACTTTGAAGGGTAAGTGTCGCATGTCGTGA
- a CDS encoding nodulation protein NfeD, with protein MLRYPFLIFLMCIIPLLTSADPASADAYPVTRLTINGPISPAQSELLDDALSFAKKEGSSGLLLVLDTPGGLGESMREMVSSILNAPVPVMVWVGPAGARAASAGVFIVAASEVAGMAPQTTIGAASPVGLGGGEIAGTMAKKVTNDFSSLVRSVAESRGRNAKWYTEAVEKSVSITAQEAFAQKVVEVIAVSAESFLKQAGQGGLLPGMEKGAFKEESISITDFVPGFRYGFLSWLLHPQIAYLLLLGGMLGLFIEITHPGTVFPGVFGGFCLLLALYAMSVLPTNIAGLLLIGFSLILMILEIKVVSYGMLSVAALAALIFGSIILFGDEYGSIQIPLSIILWPAAFVSVTVGTILWLVTRAQRKKTRLGGEGMVGLTGKIINWEGDSGQILVRGEIWAATAAQSDFVPSRGSMVAIVSINGLTLEIEGVSR; from the coding sequence ATGCTCCGATATCCATTCCTGATTTTCCTGATGTGTATAATTCCATTGCTGACGAGTGCCGACCCGGCCTCGGCTGACGCCTATCCCGTGACACGGCTGACCATCAATGGACCGATCAGTCCGGCCCAGAGTGAGCTTCTTGATGACGCGCTTTCCTTTGCCAAAAAGGAGGGCAGCAGCGGGTTGCTCCTCGTGCTCGATACACCGGGCGGTCTGGGCGAATCCATGCGAGAGATGGTTTCATCCATACTCAATGCGCCGGTTCCGGTCATGGTCTGGGTCGGTCCTGCGGGTGCACGGGCGGCTTCGGCTGGGGTGTTTATCGTGGCAGCCTCCGAAGTCGCGGGCATGGCTCCGCAGACAACCATTGGTGCGGCGAGTCCTGTCGGACTGGGCGGCGGTGAGATTGCCGGAACCATGGCCAAGAAGGTGACCAACGATTTCAGCAGCCTTGTTCGGAGCGTGGCCGAGTCCCGCGGGCGGAATGCGAAGTGGTACACCGAGGCCGTTGAGAAAAGCGTGAGCATCACGGCGCAGGAGGCGTTCGCACAAAAGGTGGTTGAAGTGATCGCAGTGTCTGCGGAGTCGTTTTTGAAACAGGCTGGGCAGGGCGGTCTGCTGCCCGGAATGGAGAAGGGCGCTTTCAAGGAAGAGAGTATTTCCATAACGGATTTCGTGCCGGGGTTTCGATATGGATTCCTTTCGTGGCTGTTGCATCCGCAGATCGCCTATCTGCTTCTTCTCGGAGGCATGCTCGGACTGTTTATCGAGATCACCCATCCCGGTACCGTCTTTCCCGGTGTGTTCGGTGGATTCTGCCTTTTGCTTGCCTTGTATGCCATGTCGGTCCTGCCCACCAATATTGCCGGATTGCTCCTGATAGGTTTTTCACTGATTCTGATGATTCTCGAAATCAAGGTCGTCAGTTACGGCATGTTGTCCGTGGCCGCACTGGCGGCACTGATTTTCGGGTCGATCATTCTTTTCGGTGACGAGTACGGTTCCATTCAAATTCCTTTATCCATCATTCTCTGGCCTGCCGCGTTTGTGTCGGTTACCGTAGGAACCATTCTTTGGCTCGTGACTCGCGCTCAGAGAAAAAAGACGCGACTCGGCGGTGAAGGAATGGTCGGCTTGACAGGAAAGATTATCAACTGGGAAGGCGATTCCGGCCAAATTCTGGTCAGAGGCGAGATTTGGGCCGCCACGGCCGCGCAGAGCGATTTTGTACCTTCTCGCGGCTCCATGGTTGCGATTGTGTCGATAAACGGCTTGACGCTCGAAATAGAGGGTGTCAGCCGCTAG
- the gyrA gene encoding DNA gyrase subunit A has protein sequence MSDTITIESEMKKSYLEYSLSVIIGRAIPDVRDGLKPVHRRILYAMHDLGNYHNRAYKKSARVVGDVIGKYHPHGDSAVYDALVRMAQDFSMRDMLVDGQGNFGSIDGDAAAAMRYTEVRMAKLCGEFLGDIEKKTVDFRPNYDNTMQEPSVLPTKVPNLLLNGTTGIAVGMATNIPPHNLGELIDGSVHLLDNPECTVESMMEHVKGPDFPTGGMVFGGQGLYDAYTTGRGSIKMRGVVEVEEAAKGKKECIVIKEIPFALNKSTLVEKIAALVHEKKIEGISDLRDESDRNGIRIAIDLKRGAIADIIINSLYKYTQLESSFGINMMAVVGKRPMLLNLKEVLGHFLDHRREVVIRRTKFDLDKCERRVHILEGLRIALDNIDEVVKLIRASKSPDEARIALMDRFELSEIQAKAILDMRLQKLTGLEHDKLLEELAELMKKIEYFKSILENEEVLKGVIRDELMEIKENYATPRKSELLMADPDSIDIEDLIPDEETVITLSKRGYIKRTPLSNYTAQRRGGKGIAGVQTGDGDFIHTFMLTTNHQHLVLFTNLGKMFKIKVHQVPEGSRYAKGGHVNNLLPLDKDEYIATALSLREFDDDRFFLFVTRRGMIKRSSIGLYGNCRATGIKAVNLKDNDELMTVREIEPDVDCILASRDGSAIRFNINDARPMGRATAGVKGMALRGDDVVVSCVVTGDPDRDQLLTVSEGGFGKRTGIDQYRVQTRGGKGILNMRLTNKTGKVIGARMVNENDDVILLTTANKIIRMSVGEISLTRGRATQGVRLVRMDGDNSVAGFDLVMDVDEELKEQSS, from the coding sequence ATGAGCGATACGATTACTATCGAAAGTGAAATGAAAAAGAGTTACCTTGAGTACTCTCTTTCAGTCATTATCGGGCGTGCCATTCCCGATGTGCGTGACGGGCTGAAGCCCGTTCACCGGCGTATTTTGTACGCCATGCATGATCTCGGCAACTATCATAACCGGGCATACAAGAAGTCCGCTCGCGTGGTCGGTGACGTCATCGGTAAATACCACCCGCACGGCGACTCGGCAGTGTATGACGCACTCGTTCGCATGGCGCAGGATTTCTCCATGCGCGACATGCTCGTGGACGGGCAGGGTAACTTCGGTTCCATCGACGGCGACGCCGCGGCTGCCATGCGTTACACCGAAGTCCGCATGGCCAAGCTGTGCGGCGAGTTCCTCGGTGACATCGAAAAGAAAACGGTCGATTTCAGGCCGAACTACGATAACACCATGCAGGAACCGTCGGTCCTTCCGACCAAGGTTCCAAACCTGCTGCTCAACGGTACCACGGGTATCGCGGTCGGTATGGCCACCAACATTCCGCCGCACAACCTCGGCGAGCTGATCGACGGCAGTGTCCATCTGCTGGACAATCCCGAATGCACGGTCGAATCCATGATGGAACACGTGAAAGGACCTGACTTCCCGACCGGGGGCATGGTTTTCGGCGGTCAGGGACTGTACGACGCGTACACCACGGGCCGAGGCTCCATCAAGATGCGCGGTGTCGTGGAAGTCGAAGAAGCCGCAAAGGGCAAGAAAGAGTGCATCGTCATCAAGGAAATTCCCTTTGCACTCAATAAATCCACTTTGGTCGAGAAGATCGCGGCGCTTGTCCACGAAAAGAAGATCGAAGGCATTTCCGACCTTCGCGACGAGTCCGACCGTAACGGTATCCGCATCGCCATTGACCTGAAGCGCGGTGCCATAGCCGACATCATCATTAACTCGCTGTACAAGTACACGCAGCTTGAATCGAGCTTTGGAATCAACATGATGGCCGTTGTAGGTAAACGGCCTATGTTGTTGAATTTAAAAGAAGTTCTTGGTCACTTTCTGGATCACCGCCGCGAGGTGGTTATCCGCCGGACCAAGTTCGATCTCGACAAGTGCGAACGCCGCGTCCACATTTTGGAAGGTCTGCGTATCGCACTCGACAACATCGACGAAGTGGTCAAGCTGATCCGCGCATCCAAGTCCCCGGATGAAGCCCGTATTGCCCTGATGGATCGCTTCGAGCTTTCCGAGATTCAGGCCAAGGCCATTCTGGACATGCGTTTGCAAAAGCTCACCGGTCTGGAGCACGACAAGCTGCTCGAAGAACTGGCCGAGCTGATGAAGAAGATCGAATACTTCAAGTCCATCCTTGAAAACGAGGAAGTCCTCAAGGGCGTCATCCGTGACGAGCTGATGGAGATCAAGGAAAACTACGCCACCCCGCGCAAGTCCGAATTGCTCATGGCCGACCCGGATTCCATCGACATCGAGGACCTGATCCCGGACGAGGAAACCGTCATCACCCTGAGCAAGCGCGGCTACATCAAGCGCACACCGCTTTCCAACTACACGGCCCAGCGCCGCGGCGGAAAGGGCATCGCAGGTGTGCAGACGGGCGACGGCGACTTTATCCACACCTTCATGCTGACCACTAATCATCAGCATCTGGTCCTGTTCACCAACTTGGGCAAGATGTTCAAGATCAAGGTTCATCAGGTGCCGGAAGGCAGCCGCTACGCAAAGGGCGGACATGTCAACAACCTGCTGCCGCTCGACAAGGACGAATACATCGCCACCGCGCTTTCCCTGCGAGAGTTCGATGATGACCGTTTCTTCCTGTTCGTAACCAGACGGGGCATGATCAAGCGGTCCTCCATCGGTCTGTACGGCAACTGCCGCGCCACCGGTATCAAGGCCGTGAATCTGAAAGACAATGATGAATTGATGACGGTTCGCGAAATAGAGCCCGATGTGGACTGCATCCTTGCAAGCCGTGACGGTTCCGCCATCCGTTTCAATATCAATGACGCACGGCCCATGGGACGCGCCACCGCAGGCGTCAAGGGCATGGCCCTGCGCGGCGATGACGTGGTCGTCTCCTGCGTTGTCACCGGCGATCCCGATCGCGACCAGCTGCTCACCGTGAGTGAGGGCGGTTTCGGTAAACGTACCGGCATTGATCAGTACCGTGTCCAGACCCGCGGCGGAAAGGGCATCCTGAATATGCGCCTGACCAACAAGACCGGCAAGGTCATCGGGGCGCGCATGGTCAACGAGAATGACGACGTCATCTTGCTGACCACGGCTAACAAGATCATCCGCATGTCGGTTGGCGAAATCAGCCTGACTCGCGGCCGTGCCACACAGGGTGTCCGCCTTGTCCGCATGGACGGCGACAACTCCGTTGCCGGATTTGATCTGGTCATGGACGTTGATGAAGAACTCAAGGAACAGAGTTCCTAG